One genomic segment of Ricinus communis isolate WT05 ecotype wild-type chromosome 5, ASM1957865v1, whole genome shotgun sequence includes these proteins:
- the LOC8287764 gene encoding putative uncharacterized protein DDB_G0289963: protein MGTNRALYLGLIVLLLVVDCSILDFKVNVSAKTDSQSNSTKDSNDQGGELSSFSDSNGVNKEKKRKENQVDDLKEKIGGDMKNNKNNLSSQSGSKKDDMKTNNINGNDLNSQSESKKTDNSERKVEDDDSKKKTIPKENNINQGDSGLASKDSHVEECDPSNKCTDEENQLVACLRVPGNDQYSLLVQNKGKNPLTVTISAPDYVHIEKTEIQLQSKEDKKVPVSIRHGGNDNLIVLRTGNGRCNLDIKHLVTENFLDISQKSGYINYMSRTPVIAVLAFAALLILAAGWTCISFRRKQLSSSGSKYQRLDMELPVSTGEKAESEQNDGWDDKWGDDWDDEEAPKTPSLPVTPSLSSKGLASRRLSKEGWKD, encoded by the exons ATGGGAACAAATCGCGCTCTTTATCTGGGTCTTATTGTATTGCTACTTGTTGTTGACTGTTCTATTCTTGATTTTAAG GTAAATGTGAGTGCAAAGACTGATTCACAATCGAATAGCACAAAGGACTCAAATGACCAAGGAGGCGAATTGAGCTCATTTTCAGATTCTAATGGagttaataaagaaaagaaaaggaaagaaaatcaagtAGATGATTTGAAGGAGAAAATTGGCGgtgatatgaaaaataacaaaaataatttgagcAGCCAATCTGGATCCAAAAAAGATGACATGAAAaccaataatataaatggCAATGACTTGAATAGCCAGTCTGAGTCCAAAAAAACAGATAATTCAGAGAGGAAAGTGGAGGATGATGATAGTAAAAAGAAGACCATTCCTAAAGAGAATAACATTAATCAAGGGGATTCAGGGCTTGCCTCAAAGgattctcatgttgaagagTGTGATCCATCTAACAAGTGCACTGATGAGGAGAACCAGTTGGTTGCTTGTTTAAGAGTTCCAGGAAACG ATCAATATTCGCTTTTAGTTCAGAACAAGGGAAAAAACCCTCTCACAGTTACTATTTCTGCTCCGGATTATGTTCACATAGAGAAAACAGAAATTCAACTCCAGtcaaaagaagacaaaaag GTTCCAGTATCTATCAGACATGGAGGAAATGACAACTTAATTGTTTTAAGGACAGGGAATGGTCGTTGCAATTTGGATATAAAGCATTTGGTCACTGAAAATTTTTTGGATATCTCCCAGAAGTCTGGTTACATAAACTACATGTCACGAACCCCTGTCATTGCTGTCTTAGCCTTTGCCGCACTGCTAATACTGGCAGCAGGTTGGACATGCATCAGCTTCCGGAGGAAGCAACTCTCCAGCAGTGGCTCTAAATATCAAAGGCTAGATATGGAACTTCCAGTTTCAACTGGGGAAAAAGCAGAGTCAGAACAGAATGACGGATGGGATGACAAATGGGGTGATGATTGGGATGATGAGGAGGCACCAAAGACACCATCGTTGCCCGTTACTCCAAGCCTATCATCGAAAGGTCTTGCCTCGCGACGATTGAGCAAGGAAGGGTGGAAAGATTAG